From Halomicrobium salinisoli, the proteins below share one genomic window:
- a CDS encoding tubulin/FtsZ family protein — protein sequence MKVVLIGVGQAGGKIAQALAEFDYDMGFEAVQGALAVNTAQADLRELDIDTQLIGQDRVKGHGVGGDNELAAQIMEENATEVMNELDGRISTGAEAIVITAGLGGGTGSGGAPMLARELRRIYDVPVYVLGVLPGRDEGGIYQANAGRSLKTCVREADSLLLVDNDAWKASEDSLSAGFERINDAIAQRFGLLFASGEAVDGVGESVVDSSEIINTLRSGGIASIGYASAPASEDAGENVNAITSVTRNALLTSMSLPDAIDADSGLLVVAGRPDRISRKGVERARKWLEEETGSLEVRGGDFPIDSGKVASLVLLGGVERSNRVDEFMERATAAREGMAETSDPMEGFESDDLDDLM from the coding sequence ATGAAAGTCGTCCTGATCGGGGTCGGCCAGGCCGGGGGCAAGATCGCCCAGGCGCTCGCCGAGTTCGATTACGACATGGGCTTCGAGGCGGTGCAGGGAGCCCTCGCGGTCAACACCGCCCAGGCAGACCTCCGGGAACTCGACATCGACACGCAACTCATCGGCCAGGACCGCGTGAAGGGCCACGGGGTCGGCGGCGACAACGAACTCGCCGCCCAGATCATGGAGGAGAACGCCACCGAGGTGATGAACGAACTGGACGGGCGCATCTCGACCGGCGCCGAGGCCATCGTCATCACGGCGGGCCTCGGCGGCGGCACCGGGTCGGGCGGCGCTCCGATGCTCGCGCGCGAGCTCAGGCGGATCTACGACGTCCCCGTCTACGTGCTGGGCGTCCTCCCCGGGCGCGACGAGGGCGGCATCTACCAGGCCAACGCGGGCCGCTCGCTGAAGACCTGCGTCCGCGAGGCCGACTCCCTGCTGCTGGTCGACAACGACGCCTGGAAGGCCAGCGAGGACAGCCTGTCGGCCGGCTTCGAGCGCATCAACGACGCCATCGCCCAGCGGTTCGGCCTCCTCTTCGCCTCCGGCGAGGCCGTCGACGGCGTCGGCGAGAGCGTCGTCGACTCCTCCGAGATCATCAACACCCTCCGCTCGGGCGGCATCGCCTCCATCGGCTACGCCTCGGCTCCCGCCAGCGAGGACGCCGGCGAGAACGTCAACGCGATCACCAGCGTCACTCGCAACGCCCTCCTCACCAGTATGAGCCTCCCGGACGCCATCGACGCCGACTCGGGCCTGCTCGTGGTCGCGGGCCGGCCCGACCGCATCTCCCGCAAGGGGGTCGAACGCGCCCGCAAGTGGCTCGAGGAGGAGACCGGCAGCCTCGAGGTCCGCGGCGGGGACTTCCCCATCGACAGCGGCAAGGTCGCCTCGCTGGTCCTCCTGGGCGGCGTCGAGCGCTCGAACCGCGTCGACGAGTTCATGGAGCGGGCCACCGCCGCCAGGGAGGGCATGGCCGAGACGAGCGATCCGATGGAGGGCTTCGAGTCCGACGATCTCGACGACCTGATGTGA
- a CDS encoding helix-turn-helix transcriptional regulator: MEIDRGRTVVAFVVLVSAVALTVPSGAATETETGDPDLTADDIIVSIDVRENGTAFWSIEYHYRLDTPAKQSGFDRLRDRVDANRDEHVSRVRDDVGGTVGIAENRTGRSMGLSGVTVRTRRQAIPREVGIVVHEFAWRGFAAVNDTHVRIGDAIAGFYVGPRTMLKINWPSEYAPARVEPPADERGTDEASWSGGEFGADEPRIVLERESDGPPLWQVSAAGMLLLLLSATTVAYVRGDDDRRRGDESVAEAADASGGDSEEGGAGPGADRSPELDRETDESGREHPPEPLSDAERVRWVLESHGGRVKQQTIAEECGWGDSKTSKVVSDLHERGEVDRFRLGRENVVSLPEVRYDEDRNGGGDRA; the protein is encoded by the coding sequence ATGGAAATAGATCGTGGGCGGACCGTCGTCGCATTCGTCGTGCTGGTAAGCGCCGTCGCGCTCACTGTGCCGAGCGGCGCCGCGACAGAGACGGAGACGGGTGATCCGGACCTCACGGCGGACGACATCATCGTCAGCATCGACGTCCGCGAGAACGGGACCGCGTTCTGGTCGATCGAGTACCACTACCGGCTGGACACGCCCGCGAAGCAATCGGGGTTCGATCGCCTCCGGGACCGCGTCGACGCCAACCGCGACGAGCACGTCTCGCGCGTCCGCGACGACGTCGGCGGGACAGTCGGGATCGCGGAGAACAGGACGGGCCGGTCGATGGGGCTGTCCGGCGTCACGGTGCGGACGCGCCGGCAGGCCATTCCGCGGGAGGTCGGCATCGTCGTCCACGAGTTCGCCTGGCGCGGGTTCGCCGCAGTCAACGACACCCACGTCCGGATCGGCGACGCCATCGCCGGCTTCTACGTCGGTCCCAGGACCATGCTGAAGATCAACTGGCCCTCGGAGTACGCGCCCGCCCGCGTCGAACCGCCCGCCGACGAACGCGGGACGGACGAGGCGTCGTGGTCCGGCGGGGAGTTCGGCGCCGACGAACCCCGGATCGTCCTCGAACGCGAGTCCGACGGCCCGCCGCTGTGGCAGGTCAGCGCCGCGGGCATGCTCCTGCTGCTCCTGAGCGCCACCACGGTCGCGTACGTGCGGGGAGACGACGACCGCCGGCGGGGCGACGAGTCGGTCGCGGAGGCGGCGGACGCGTCGGGCGGGGACAGCGAGGAGGGCGGCGCCGGCCCCGGTGCCGATCGGTCGCCGGAACTCGACAGGGAGACCGACGAGAGCGGACGGGAGCACCCGCCGGAGCCCCTGAGCGACGCGGAGCGGGTCCGGTGGGTCCTCGAGTCCCACGGCGGCCGGGTCAAACAGCAGACCATCGCCGAGGAGTGCGGCTGGGGCGACTCGAAGACGAGCAAGGTCGTCAGCGACCTCCACGAGCGGGGCGAGGTAGACCGGTTCAGGCTCGGTCGGGAGAACGTCGTCTCGCTCCCGGAGGTCCGATACGACGAGGACCGGAACGGAGGTGGTGACCGTGCGTAA
- a CDS encoding PadR family transcriptional regulator: MSEAQAIESSPGIARELTAFQQNILVILSEEPRYGLAIKRELEEYYDDEVNHGRLYPNLDDLVELGLVEKSELDKRTNQYALTEEGKQAVLDQLSWVFGKFVTDESRAEELRDLVAAHE, encoded by the coding sequence ATGTCAGAGGCGCAAGCCATCGAAAGCAGCCCGGGCATCGCACGAGAACTCACGGCCTTCCAGCAGAACATCCTCGTTATCCTCTCCGAGGAACCCCGTTACGGTCTGGCTATCAAGCGCGAGCTCGAGGAGTACTACGACGACGAGGTCAACCACGGTCGGCTCTACCCCAACCTCGACGACCTCGTCGAGCTGGGCCTCGTCGAGAAGAGCGAGCTCGACAAGCGGACCAACCAGTACGCGCTGACGGAGGAGGGCAAGCAGGCGGTCCTCGATCAGCTCTCCTGGGTCTTCGGCAAGTTCGTCACCGACGAGAGCCGCGCCGAGGAGCTGCGCGATCTCGTCGCCGCGCACGAGTAA
- a CDS encoding DUF7311 family protein, whose protein sequence is MYRAVLAVVLAAALLAAAAPAIDHARRTATDATLADQLAALESAADRLAATDDPVAGVGARRVVPITVPAEGWGDAGVRRLTLRWRPDRGVVATWGRPGGTQRRTLAGPLRLARDAPLTFGPGRHEVVLRLVGTPADPVVTVGRVDGADGPVREPAGDRRSAPARSRPGLYQ, encoded by the coding sequence ATGTACCGCGCGGTGCTGGCCGTCGTCCTCGCCGCTGCACTCCTCGCAGCGGCCGCCCCGGCGATCGACCACGCCCGACGAACGGCGACCGACGCGACCCTGGCCGACCAGCTGGCGGCCCTCGAGTCCGCGGCCGACCGACTCGCGGCCACGGACGATCCGGTCGCTGGCGTCGGCGCTCGCCGCGTCGTCCCGATCACCGTTCCGGCGGAGGGCTGGGGCGACGCCGGCGTCCGGCGACTGACGCTCCGGTGGCGCCCGGACCGGGGAGTCGTCGCGACCTGGGGCCGCCCCGGCGGGACGCAGCGGCGGACGCTCGCCGGCCCGCTGCGGCTCGCCCGCGACGCCCCGCTGACGTTCGGCCCCGGGCGACACGAGGTCGTCCTCCGACTCGTCGGGACGCCGGCCGATCCCGTCGTGACCGTGGGTCGCGTCGACGGCGCGGACGGACCCGTCAGGGAGCCGGCAGGCGACCGCCGGTCCGCCCCTGCCCGTTCGCGTCCCGGCCTTTACCAGTGA
- the rnhA gene encoding ribonuclease HI produces the protein MPVIECDPERARQRLAAAGVDVEPGNTDHEQWRASYDGATAVAYEDKVVVQGGDTGRMEALLRDGGGRVHAYFDGASRGNPGPAAVGYVLVTDEGIVAEGGERIGRATNNRAEYEALVKALEVASDYGFDDVRVRGDSELIVKQVRGEWNANDPDLRERRVRVRELLTEFDEWSIEHVPREINDRADELANEALDDD, from the coding sequence ATGCCGGTCATCGAGTGCGACCCCGAGCGGGCCCGCCAGCGACTGGCGGCCGCCGGGGTCGACGTGGAACCGGGCAACACCGACCACGAGCAGTGGCGAGCGAGCTACGACGGCGCCACGGCCGTGGCGTACGAGGACAAGGTGGTCGTACAGGGCGGTGACACCGGCCGCATGGAGGCGCTGCTGCGCGATGGCGGCGGTCGCGTCCACGCCTACTTCGACGGCGCGTCCCGCGGGAACCCCGGGCCGGCCGCAGTCGGGTACGTCCTCGTCACGGACGAGGGCATCGTCGCCGAGGGCGGCGAGCGCATCGGGCGGGCGACGAACAACCGCGCCGAGTACGAGGCGCTGGTGAAAGCGCTGGAGGTGGCCAGCGACTACGGGTTCGACGACGTCCGGGTCCGCGGCGACTCGGAGCTGATCGTCAAGCAGGTCCGGGGCGAGTGGAACGCCAACGACCCAGACCTGCGCGAGCGCCGCGTCCGGGTCCGGGAACTGCTGACCGAGTTCGACGAGTGGTCCATCGAGCACGTCCCGCGGGAGATAAACGACCGCGCCGACGAACTCGCGAACGAGGCCCTGGACGATGACTGA
- a CDS encoding DUF7310 family coiled-coil domain-containing protein produces the protein MPDQDALDRRLSAVERTLADGEHDLDALRAAGDRDERIAELEADLADARDRIAELEAATQALRGYVGNVRAVNDDVAERADAALAAVEDLEDRIDEPGDGRRRPSGPEFRAEGPSGGRDRSGQSPGRPDSDETSHLAETTDPFDAAGVGGRGPVDAVRDGDQFDADDERASADGGRIADADDGPDGGLLARIRNYV, from the coding sequence ATGCCCGACCAGGACGCACTCGATCGGCGGCTCAGCGCGGTCGAACGGACCCTCGCCGACGGCGAGCACGACCTCGACGCGCTCCGGGCGGCCGGCGACCGGGACGAGCGAATCGCCGAGCTGGAAGCGGACCTCGCCGACGCCCGCGACCGCATCGCGGAACTCGAGGCGGCCACGCAGGCGCTGCGCGGCTACGTCGGCAACGTCCGGGCCGTCAACGACGACGTGGCCGAGCGGGCCGACGCCGCGCTGGCCGCCGTCGAGGACCTGGAAGACCGGATCGACGAGCCAGGCGACGGTCGGCGACGACCCAGTGGACCGGAGTTCCGGGCCGAGGGGCCGTCCGGCGGTCGTGATCGGAGCGGTCAGTCGCCAGGACGGCCGGATTCGGACGAGACGTCGCACCTCGCCGAGACCACTGATCCGTTCGACGCCGCCGGCGTCGGCGGCCGTGGCCCGGTCGACGCCGTCCGCGACGGCGATCAGTTCGACGCCGACGACGAGCGCGCGTCCGCCGACGGGGGGCGGATCGCCGACGCCGACGACGGGCCCGACGGCGGCCTCCTCGCGCGCATCCGGAACTACGTCTGA
- a CDS encoding DUF7108 domain-containing protein, with protein MTDIPEDAIEEAERLTRLARDAVDEDESEAYRAERDELVAEYGYVAREREDDDGTVLVCYPDEWVEGDTVRPERIEDVDRGVERPLSGPGEGDYEAVAERNDEIVAAAAEAGSVHEANVRALADFADNHYAKPIPDLTRAELEEFLDEYFVRNAWPTERQRELVEDSIRLAFEKSETACPLE; from the coding sequence ATGACTGACATCCCGGAAGACGCCATCGAGGAGGCGGAGCGACTGACGCGACTCGCCCGCGACGCCGTGGACGAGGACGAAAGCGAAGCTTACCGCGCCGAGCGCGACGAACTCGTGGCGGAATACGGCTACGTGGCCCGCGAGCGCGAGGACGACGACGGCACGGTCCTCGTCTGCTATCCCGACGAGTGGGTCGAGGGCGACACGGTCCGCCCGGAGCGGATCGAGGACGTCGACCGCGGCGTCGAGCGGCCGCTCTCCGGTCCGGGCGAGGGCGACTACGAGGCCGTCGCGGAGCGCAACGACGAGATCGTCGCCGCCGCGGCCGAGGCGGGATCGGTCCACGAGGCGAACGTGCGCGCGCTCGCGGACTTCGCTGACAACCACTACGCGAAGCCCATTCCGGACCTGACGCGCGCAGAGCTCGAGGAGTTCCTCGACGAGTACTTCGTCCGGAACGCCTGGCCGACCGAGCGCCAGCGCGAACTCGTAGAGGACTCTATCCGGCTCGCCTTCGAGAAAAGTGAAACCGCGTGTCCGCTGGAGTAA
- a CDS encoding inorganic diphosphatase produces the protein MTNLWEDLETGPNPPEEIYAVVECLKGERNKYEYDKDVPGVVLDRVLHSNVHYPSDYGFIPQSYYDDEDPFDVLVLVEDQTFPGCIIEARPVALMKMDDDGEQDDKVIAVPTEDPRFDHIEDLEDIPQQTLDEIDEFFATYKNLEEGKEVETQGWEDKQSAKDAIEHAMDLYEQEFQ, from the coding sequence ATGACGAACCTCTGGGAAGACCTCGAAACCGGTCCGAACCCGCCCGAAGAGATCTACGCGGTCGTCGAGTGCCTGAAAGGCGAGCGCAACAAGTACGAGTACGACAAGGACGTGCCCGGCGTCGTCCTCGATCGGGTCCTGCACAGCAACGTCCACTACCCGAGCGACTACGGGTTCATCCCGCAGTCGTACTACGACGACGAGGACCCCTTCGACGTGCTCGTCCTCGTCGAGGACCAGACGTTCCCCGGTTGCATCATCGAGGCGCGCCCGGTCGCGCTCATGAAGATGGACGACGACGGCGAGCAGGACGACAAGGTCATCGCCGTCCCCACCGAGGACCCGCGCTTCGACCACATCGAGGACCTCGAGGACATCCCCCAGCAGACTCTCGACGAGATCGACGAGTTCTTCGCGACCTACAAGAACCTTGAGGAGGGCAAGGAAGTCGAGACGCAGGGCTGGGAGGACAAGCAGTCGGCGAAGGACGCCATCGAGCACGCGATGGACCTCTACGAGCAGGAGTTCCAGTAG
- a CDS encoding MSCRAMM family adhesin SdrC, producing the protein MASATCRTVRLTAILAVVVSLSMGAGVASAQDWDAGNDTEWNDSDSDWESDWNDSDESDSDWSWNDSDSESDWESDWNESDDSESDWSWNDSEETESDWDWNDSDSESDWESDWNDSEESDEDWSWNDSEETESDWDWNDSEDSDWNDSDWNASDWNQSEWNASDWNASDWNASDWNQSEWNESDWNDSDWNDSETDWDFDDGDSESDEGDSESDESEESDDEWDFEDDDSESDEEADDWNDSGDWDFGDDETESDDGDNESDEDSDDDWSFDDDEGDDDDEDDSEEESDDSWDGDWDW; encoded by the coding sequence GTGGCATCCGCAACGTGTCGCACAGTTCGCCTGACAGCAATCCTCGCCGTGGTCGTGTCCCTCTCTATGGGCGCGGGCGTCGCGAGCGCCCAGGACTGGGACGCCGGTAACGACACCGAGTGGAACGACTCGGACAGCGACTGGGAGTCCGACTGGAACGACTCCGACGAGTCTGACAGCGACTGGAGCTGGAACGATTCCGACTCCGAGAGCGACTGGGAGTCCGACTGGAACGAGTCCGACGACTCTGAGAGCGACTGGAGCTGGAATGACTCGGAGGAGACAGAGAGCGATTGGGACTGGAACGATTCCGACTCCGAGAGCGACTGGGAGTCCGACTGGAACGACTCCGAGGAGTCCGACGAGGACTGGAGCTGGAACGACTCGGAGGAGACAGAGAGCGATTGGGACTGGAACGACTCCGAGGACTCCGACTGGAACGACTCCGACTGGAACGCCTCTGACTGGAACCAGTCTGAGTGGAACGCCTCCGACTGGAACGCATCCGACTGGAACGCCTCCGACTGGAACCAGTCTGAGTGGAACGAGTCCGACTGGAACGACTCCGACTGGAACGACTCCGAGACCGACTGGGACTTCGACGACGGTGACAGCGAGTCCGACGAGGGTGACAGCGAGTCCGACGAAAGTGAGGAGTCCGACGACGAGTGGGACTTCGAAGACGATGACAGCGAGTCCGACGAGGAGGCCGACGACTGGAACGACTCCGGCGACTGGGACTTCGGTGACGACGAGACCGAGTCCGACGACGGTGACAACGAGTCCGACGAGGACTCCGACGACGACTGGAGCTTCGACGACGACGAAGGCGACGATGACGACGAAGACGACTCCGAAGAGGAGTCCGACGACAGCTGGGACGGCGACTGGGACTGGTAG
- a CDS encoding DUF7096 domain-containing protein codes for MRKALVLVALLSLTLPLASAVPTTGLDRPSGVAAVDDGTPTSGESARPPAPGESVAATVASQEAFVSGTFAASVLEADLSATGSTDGRVRRLAAFGERLERELDSLRDRRAKAIRRHRAGAIDERTFRYRMSRITARARAVSSLSTAAADEFSALPNGTAASAAVDERRFSRYAMESESIAENASRYVPAGSGTIPPGGPGEDGPVSADGNDTSASPPGDSDGSDGGIGPGGDRRANGDGGPSAPRDDGDDETTPTSGANETPDSDERDARSPGERDSEGCDDRSDAYDGDGCDWIHDPVHEDEGWLHGDNWTPDGDGHENWSGDGDWEDDDWGGSGTWTDGRDGWDGYSDRDGYGDWDGGGSDDHEQDGRYLSEEPTESEDDGSDWDWGGDADGDGEEWGDADGWDDGDADGGSDDGSAGDAWVPTATESGGDSAENATESDASTTESGGNATDEAFDGGGDGGFDEDGWSGEEWNDSDSRGDDGWDEDGDGSGDDQTDVWGDEWNDGYGTDGEGTDGGATEPNDANATPTPTDDQETATVTPASPTDDGETDANGTDGGTESGDESVTAERPAEGSDQSTAEADTATATEAADGATDDSDDPDWGDVWDDDEESSSDDWGDESGDSWDDDGNSDDWGDESGDSWDDDGNSDDWGDESGDSWDDDGNSDDRGDDGNSDDRSGSDAGDDGWGDGDDSDGEDWDGGGWGDGEWNDSDGWGDG; via the coding sequence GTGCGTAAGGCGCTCGTCCTCGTCGCGCTGCTGTCGCTCACCCTCCCGCTGGCGAGCGCCGTCCCGACGACGGGACTCGATCGGCCGTCCGGCGTCGCCGCTGTCGACGACGGGACGCCGACGTCGGGCGAGTCGGCTCGCCCTCCGGCGCCCGGTGAGAGCGTCGCCGCGACCGTCGCGAGCCAGGAGGCCTTCGTCAGCGGAACTTTCGCCGCCTCGGTGCTCGAGGCGGACCTGAGCGCGACGGGGTCCACCGACGGGCGCGTCCGCCGCCTCGCGGCCTTCGGTGAGCGACTGGAACGCGAACTCGACTCGCTCCGGGACCGCCGGGCGAAGGCGATCCGCCGCCACAGGGCGGGCGCGATCGACGAGCGGACCTTCCGCTACCGGATGTCTCGCATCACCGCCCGCGCCCGAGCGGTGTCGTCGCTCTCGACGGCCGCGGCCGACGAGTTCTCGGCGCTCCCGAACGGGACCGCCGCCAGCGCCGCGGTCGACGAACGCCGGTTCAGCCGGTACGCGATGGAGAGCGAGTCGATCGCCGAGAACGCCAGTCGCTACGTCCCGGCCGGCTCCGGGACGATCCCGCCGGGCGGCCCCGGCGAGGACGGGCCCGTGAGTGCCGACGGAAACGATACCTCGGCTTCGCCGCCGGGCGATTCGGACGGCAGTGACGGTGGGATCGGACCGGGCGGGGACCGCAGAGCCAACGGCGACGGGGGGCCGTCGGCGCCACGCGACGACGGGGACGACGAGACGACGCCGACCAGCGGGGCGAACGAGACGCCCGATTCAGACGAGCGCGACGCCCGTTCGCCCGGCGAGCGGGACTCGGAAGGCTGTGACGACCGGTCGGACGCGTACGACGGCGACGGCTGCGACTGGATCCACGACCCAGTCCACGAGGACGAGGGGTGGCTCCACGGCGACAACTGGACTCCCGACGGCGACGGCCACGAGAACTGGAGTGGCGACGGCGACTGGGAGGACGACGACTGGGGCGGCAGCGGCACGTGGACCGACGGACGGGACGGCTGGGACGGCTACAGCGACCGGGACGGCTACGGCGACTGGGACGGCGGCGGGAGCGACGACCACGAACAGGACGGCCGGTACTTGAGCGAGGAGCCGACCGAGAGCGAGGACGACGGCAGTGACTGGGACTGGGGAGGCGACGCAGACGGCGACGGTGAGGAGTGGGGTGACGCCGACGGGTGGGACGACGGCGATGCGGACGGCGGGAGCGACGACGGCAGCGCAGGCGACGCCTGGGTCCCGACTGCCACCGAATCCGGGGGCGACTCTGCCGAGAACGCGACCGAGTCCGACGCGTCAACGACCGAGTCCGGCGGGAACGCGACCGACGAGGCGTTCGACGGAGGCGGTGACGGCGGGTTCGACGAAGACGGCTGGAGCGGCGAGGAGTGGAACGACAGCGACAGCCGGGGCGACGACGGCTGGGACGAGGACGGCGACGGGAGTGGGGACGACCAGACCGACGTGTGGGGCGACGAGTGGAACGACGGCTACGGAACCGACGGCGAGGGGACTGACGGCGGAGCCACCGAACCGAACGACGCCAACGCGACGCCCACCCCGACGGACGACCAGGAGACCGCTACCGTCACCCCCGCCAGCCCGACGGACGACGGGGAGACGGACGCGAACGGAACGGACGGGGGAACCGAGTCCGGTGACGAGTCAGTCACCGCGGAGCGGCCCGCGGAGGGTAGCGATCAGTCGACGGCCGAGGCGGACACCGCGACTGCGACCGAAGCCGCCGACGGCGCGACCGACGACTCTGACGATCCGGACTGGGGCGATGTCTGGGACGACGACGAGGAATCGAGCAGCGACGACTGGGGCGACGAAAGCGGCGACAGCTGGGACGACGACGGGAACAGCGACGACTGGGGCGACGAAAGCGGCGACAGCTGGGACGACGACGGGAACAGCGACGACTGGGGCGACGAAAGCGGCGACAGCTGGGACGACGACGGGAACAGCGACGACAGGGGCGACGACGGGAACAGCGACGACCGGAGCGGAAGCGACGCCGGCGACGACGGGTGGGGCGATGGCGACGACAGCGACGGGGAGGACTGGGACGGCGGTGGCTGGGGCGACGGCGAGTGGAACGACAGCGACGGCTGGGGCGACGGGTGA
- a CDS encoding alkaline phosphatase family protein yields MGLFDRLRGDEGPRVAFFGIDGVPYSLIEDNPDRFPNLTALADEGSAGPIDSIVPPESSACWPSLTTGVNPGETGVYGFQDREVGSYDTYVPMGRDVQATRVWDRVVDDGRDATVLNVPVTFPPQRNVQRMVSGFLSPGVDDAAYPDELGEYLDSIDYRIDVNAKLGHQDDKAEFVEDAHETIDRRFEAFQHYIQEDDWDLFFGVFMTTDRVNHFLFKDYAQDGENREAFLEFYEKVDDYLGQLRDMLPDDVTMMVASDHGFTTLEYEVHFNEWLRQEGWLSYEDDDHENLGDIADDTRAYSLIPGRFYVNLEDREPRGSVPQDEYEAVRDELKAELEALEGPNGNKVADRVVTKEEAFRGDHDDIAPDLVVVPNHGFDLKAGFKGSEDVFGHGPRNGMHSFDNATLLVDDDDARIADVDLYDIAPTILDLMDVDYERAEFDGSSLV; encoded by the coding sequence ATGGGTCTGTTCGACCGTCTTCGCGGCGACGAAGGTCCCCGCGTCGCCTTCTTCGGCATCGACGGGGTTCCGTACAGTCTGATCGAGGACAATCCGGATCGGTTCCCGAACCTGACCGCGCTGGCCGACGAGGGCAGCGCCGGTCCCATCGACAGCATCGTGCCCCCGGAGTCGTCCGCCTGCTGGCCGTCGCTCACGACGGGCGTCAACCCCGGCGAGACGGGCGTCTACGGCTTCCAGGACCGGGAGGTCGGCTCCTACGACACCTACGTCCCGATGGGCCGCGACGTCCAGGCGACCCGCGTCTGGGACCGCGTCGTCGACGACGGGCGCGACGCCACCGTGCTGAACGTCCCCGTCACCTTCCCGCCGCAGCGCAACGTCCAGCGGATGGTCTCCGGGTTCCTCTCGCCCGGCGTCGACGACGCCGCCTACCCCGACGAACTCGGGGAGTACCTCGATAGCATCGACTACCGCATCGACGTCAACGCCAAGCTGGGCCACCAGGACGACAAGGCGGAGTTCGTCGAGGACGCCCACGAGACGATCGACAGGCGCTTCGAGGCGTTCCAGCACTACATCCAGGAGGACGACTGGGACCTCTTCTTCGGCGTCTTCATGACCACCGACCGGGTGAACCACTTCCTGTTCAAGGACTACGCGCAGGACGGCGAGAACAGGGAGGCGTTCCTCGAGTTCTACGAGAAGGTCGACGACTACCTCGGCCAGCTGCGTGACATGCTGCCCGACGACGTCACGATGATGGTCGCCTCCGACCACGGGTTCACCACGCTCGAGTACGAGGTCCACTTCAACGAGTGGCTCCGGCAGGAGGGGTGGCTCTCCTACGAGGACGACGACCACGAGAACCTCGGCGACATCGCGGACGACACCCGCGCCTACTCGCTGATCCCCGGCCGGTTCTACGTCAACCTCGAGGACCGCGAGCCCCGAGGCAGCGTCCCCCAGGACGAGTACGAGGCGGTGCGCGACGAACTCAAGGCCGAACTAGAGGCCCTGGAGGGGCCGAACGGCAACAAGGTGGCCGACCGCGTCGTCACCAAGGAGGAGGCCTTCCGCGGCGACCACGACGACATCGCGCCCGACCTGGTCGTCGTCCCGAACCACGGGTTCGACCTCAAGGCCGGCTTCAAGGGCTCAGAGGACGTCTTCGGCCACGGCCCGCGCAACGGGATGCACAGCTTCGACAACGCCACCCTGCTCGTCGACGACGACGACGCCCGCATCGCCGACGTCGACCTCTACGACATCGCGCCGACCATCCTCGACCTGATGGACGTCGACTACGAGCGCGCCGAGTTCGACGGCAGCAGCCTCGTCTGA